In Sebastes fasciatus isolate fSebFas1 chromosome 15, fSebFas1.pri, whole genome shotgun sequence, a genomic segment contains:
- the nsd2 gene encoding histone-lysine N-methyltransferase NSD2 isoform X3, translating to MDSKGSSLPSMLEPANPVSMKQPPESLSVRKGGGDMSSDPALLIMDKAAAQLAATLQDGVLQKMAGHSHNNHSHERLKDLTSRVLNGDQDALPKLPEPPMLKGAEAPATNGTHQHNCTPHTEHELKVTIPQVVKQPLFEPCCANGTTLDTEGAISGPEKRQDSKKRRGGPQKPNLSSSAIPVEPLDHTNAVDGTGAADEPDLIPELNEENAEVSPLPSRFSVGDLVWTKVAGYPWWPCMVTTDPEFNNHIKPKQKAVNSRSGLLFHVQYFGDAPERGYIFEKNMVSFTGEDQYQELSQGNKQPASRVIHKKTAPSVPRKLQAQWNMGVIQAKEAFSMSLDERMVNFAFLYDDDGPHLNPCILEKLKPEQSPEMDQETESRLSPDLPSLLVGPADDPTAASQSQDSTSTRKKTRAPRKKLNSGERRRRGKGHLNNCLSKQQFSDTASSKEILPLHPTSQDPTTCAPDLQAESVVPQKKKRRPRQAQSPTKTVRRRKKPAADNASDPVRKRKPKLVSSTDVISEPISLPVSVPVKRQRKRSKRPPTDATADEVQQPKRRRKTTKVAEEKASTSEGTEKKRRRRKKTDKDAPETKKRVRKPKALLTDQDAEKPKRRRKRKLDGENQTTPSKAKRRRISPCPDPEGSGSEGRPDSPSDSLDGTKKGERKKEFVCQMCEQAGEDLVPCEGQCCGMFHLHCLGLLLKPDEKLLCQECSTGIHSCFHCKQLDSTVRRCHVQHCGKFYHEACSRLNPLTVFDNKGFRCPLHACLSCHYGCRTKQKSAKGRLMRCLRCPVAYHVGDLCVAAGSEMVTNTAIICTNHFHAKKGYSHHSHVNVSWCFVCSKGGQLLCCESCPAAFHPDCLNIAMPDGSWFCNDCRAGKKPKYTDIIWVKLGTYRWWPAEIYHPRNIPTNIQHLRHEIGEFPVFFFGSKDYFWTHQGRVFPYMEGDRGSRHQRTGIGKVFKNALVEAEIRFKVIKIKREAKEAQENSRKPPPYKFIKVNKPFGKVQVYTADIAEIPKCNCKPTDERPCGFESECLNRMLQYECHPQVCPNGERCCNQDFTKRLYPETKIIKTPGKGWGLISFRDIKKGEFVNEYIGELIDEEECRARIRYAQENNIIDFYMLTIDKDRIIDAGPKGNYSRFMNHSCQPNCETQKWTVNGDTRVGLFAVCDIPAGTELTFNYNLDCLGNEKTVCRCGAPNCSGFLGDRPKNSNGHTAEPKPKRLKRKYKRRKTEGKKSDDDCFRCGDGGQLVLCGKKTCTKAYHLSCLNLTKRPFGRWDCPWHHCDVCGKNSEAFCQLCPNSFCKAHQEGALRPWPPTGQLCCLEHDELDQGVNSETNATTKTATTATIGSRPPKGSRKAEGAEAKTKRSKRKAAEA from the exons ATGGACAGCAAAGGTAGCTCCCTGCCTTCGATGCTTGAACCAGCCAACCCTGTCAGCATGAAGCAGCCACCAGAGTCCCTCAGTGTGCGAAAAGGTGGGGGGGACATGAGCAGTGACCCTGCTCTACTAATAATGGACAAAGCTGCTGCCCAGCTGGCCGCCACACTACAAGACGGCGTCCTTCAGAAGATGGCTGGCCACAGTCATAACAACCACAGCCACGAGAGGCTCAAAGACCTCACCTCCCGTGTGTTAAATGGGGACCAAGACGCGCTGCCTAAGCTTCCGGAGCCACCTATGCTTAAGGGTGCCGAAGCCCCTGCTACGAATGGCACCCATCAGCACAATTGCACTCCTCATACTGAACATGAACTGAAGGTGACGATACCCCAGGTGGTCAAGCAGCCGCTGTTTGAGCCATGCTGTGCCAATGGGACTACTTTGGACACTGAAGGTGCTATATCTGGACCAGAGAAAAGACAGGACTCAAAGAAAAGGAGGGGGGGACCTCAAAAACCAAACCTCAGTTCCTCCGCCATCCCCGTGGAGCCACTTGACCACACAAATGCTGTAGATGGAACTGGAGCAGCTGATGAG CCTGATCTCATCCCAGAGCTGAATGAGGAGAATGCAGAAGTATCTCCTCTGCCGAGCCGTTTTTCTGTTGGTGATTTGGTTTGGACCAAGGTGGCAGGATACCCCTGGTGGCCTTGCATGGTGACCACAGACCCGGAATTCAACAATCACATCAAACCGAAACAGAAAG CAGTCAACAGCAGGTCGGGCCTCCTTTTCCATGTGCAGTATTTTGGAGACGCCCCAGAGAGAGGCTACATCTTTGAAAAGAACATGGTGTCTTTCACCGGGGAAGATCAATACCAGGAGCTCAGCCAGGGCAACAAACAGCCAGCCTCCAGAGTCATTCACAaaaag ACGGCTCCCTCTGTGCCCCGTAAACTCCAGGCTCAGTGGAACATGGGCGTCATTCAGGCCAAGGAGGCCTTCAGCATGTCACTGGATGAGCGCATGGTGAACTTTGCATTTCTATATGATGATGACGGGCCTCATCTGAACCCCTGCATCCTGGAGAAGTTGAAGCCAGAACAGAGCCCCGAGATGGACCAGGAAACAGAGTCCAGACTTAGCCCAGATCTCCCCTCCCTGCTGGTGGGCCCTGCCGACGACCCAACAGCCGCCTCTCAGTCCCAAGACAGCACTTCAACACGGAAAAAGACACGAGCACCCAGAAAGAAACTCAACTCGGGAGAACGGCGAAGAAGGGGCAAAGGCCATCTAAATAATTGCCTTTCAAAACAGCAATTCAGCGACACCGCTTCTTCCAAAGAAATTCTTCCTTTGCATCCGACCTCACAG gaTCCCACCACTTGTGCACCAGATCTACAAGCTGAATCAGTCGTACctcaaaagaaaaagaggagaccCAGACAGGCTCAGTCTCCCACGAAGACGgtgagaagaaggaaaaaaccTGCAGCGGACAACGCTTCTGACCCCGTGAGGAAAAGGAAACCAAAGCTGGTTTCTTCGACAGACGTTATTTCCGAACCAATCTCACTTCCGGTTTCAGTTCCAG TCAAGAGGCAGCGAAAGAGGTCTAAAAGACCACCAACGGATGCTACGGCAGACGAGGTTCAGCAGCCTAAAAGGAGACGTAAAACGACCAAAGTTGCTGAAGAAAAG GCCTCGACTTCAGAAGGAACAGAAAAAAAGCGGAGAAGGCGGAAGAAAACTGACAAAGACGCACCGGAAACCAAGAAGAGAGTGAGGAAGCCAAAAGCTCTCCTCACTG acCAAGACGCAGAGAAACCAAAGCGTAGGAGGAAAAGGAAGCTGGATGGAGAGAACCAGACCACGCCCTCCAAGGCGAAGAGAAGGCGGATCTCCCCGTGTCCTGATCCCGAG GGCTCTGGGAGTGAAGGACGTCCGGATTCTCCGAGTGACAGCTTAGATGGGACAAAGAAGGGCGAACGGAAAAAAGAGTTTGTCTGCCAG atgtGTGAGCAGGCTGGTGAGGACTTGGTGCCCTGTGAAGGCCAGTGTTGTGGGATGTTTCACCTCCACTGTCTGGGTCTGTTGTTAAAGCCTGACGAGAAGCTGCTGTGTCAGGAGTGCAGCACAG GAATTCACTCGTGTTTCCACTGTAAGCAGTTAGACAGCACGGTGCGTCGCTGCCACGTCCAACACTGCGGCAAGTTCTACCACGAGGCGTGCAGCCGCCTCAACCCCCTCACTGTGTTCGACAACAAGGGCTTCCGCTGTCCACTCCACGCCTGCCTCAGCTGCCACTACGGCTGCCGCACCAAGCAGAAGTCCGCCAAAG GTAGGTTGATGCGTTGTCTGCGCTGCCCCGTCGCGTACCATGTCGGGGACCTGTGTGTGGCTGCGGGCAGTGAGATGGTCACCAACACCGCCATCATCTGCACCAACCACTTCCACGCCAAGAAGGGCTACAGCCACCACAGTCACGTCAACGTCAGCTGGTGCTTCGTCTGCTCCAAAG GAGGACAGCTGCTGTGCTGCGAGTCTTGTCCTGCAGCTTTCCACCCCGACTGCCTGAACATCGCTATGCCTGATGGGAGCTGGTTCTGCAACGACTGCCGGGCCGGCAAGAAACCCAAATACACAGACATCATCTGGGTCAAACTGGGAACATACAG atGGTGGCCTGCAGAGATCTACCACCCAAGAAACATCCCCACCAACATCCAGCACCTTCGCCACGAGATCGGAGAGTTTCCGGTCTTCTTCTTCGGCTCCAAGGACTACTTCTGGACTCACCAGGGCCGAGTGTTTCCGTACATGGAGGGAGACCGGGGCAGCAGGCACCAGAGGACCGGCATCGGCAAAGTCTTCAAGAATG CTCTGGTGGAGGCTGAAATTCGATTCAAGGTCATAAAAATTAAACGAGAGGCCAAGGAAGCTCAGGAGAACAGCCGAAAGCCACCCCCATATAAATTTATCAAG GTCAACAAACCCTTCGGTAAGGTTCAGGTCTACACCGCAGACATCGCTGAGATCCCCAAGTGTAACTGCAAGCCGACAGACGAGAGGCCGTGTGGGTTTGAGTCCGAATGTCTGAACCGCATGCTGCAGTACGAGTGCCACCCTCAGGTGTGTCCCAACGGGGAGCGCTGCTGCAACCAGGACTTCACCAAACGCCTCTACCCGGAGACCAAGATCATCAAGACGCCCGGCAAAGGCTGGGGCCTGATCTCTTTCCGGGACATCAAGAAG GGCGAGTTTGTGAACGAGTACATCGGAGAGCTGATAGACGAGGAGGAGTGCAGGGCGAGGATCAGGTACGCCCAGGAGAACAACATCATTGATTTCTACATGCTCACCATCGACAAG GATCGGATCATCGACGCTGGTCCGAAGGGAAACTACTCTCGCTTCATGAACCACAGCTGTCAGCCCAACTGCGAGACGCAGAAGTGGACGGTGAACGGCGACACGCGGGTCGGATTGTTCGCCGTCTGTGACATCCCAGCAG GGACTGAGCTCACCTTTAATTACAACCTGGACTGCCTCGGGAATGAGAAGACCGTCTGTCGCTGCGGTGCTCCCAACTGCAGCGGTTTTCTAGGTGATCGGCCGAAG AACTCAAACGGCCACACAGCCGAGCCAAAACCGAAGAGGTTGAAGAGAAAGTATAAAAGGAGGAAAACTGAGGGAAAGAAGTCGGATGACGATTGTTTCCGCTGCGGGGACGGAGGGCAGCTGGTGCTATGTGGGAAGAAGACCTGCACCAAAGCTTATCACCTGTCCTGCCTGAACCTCACCAAGAGACCCTTTG GCCGCTGGGACTGCCCCTGGCACCACTGTGACGTCTGCGGGAAAAACTCAGAGGCTTTCTGCCAGCTCTGCCCCAACTCCTTCTGCAAGGCTCACCAGGAGGGGGCGCTGCGTCCCTGGCCCCCCACGGGACAGCTGTGCTGCCTGGAGCACGACGAGCTGGATCAGGGTGTCAATTCGGAGACGAATGCGACAACAAAGACCGCCACTACTGCCACCATCGGCAGCCGTCCTCCTAAAGGCTCCAGGAAGGCAGAAGGAGCCGAGGCCAAAACTAAACGCTCCAAGAGGAAAGCAGCAGAGGCCTAA
- the nsd2 gene encoding histone-lysine N-methyltransferase NSD2 isoform X1, whose amino-acid sequence MDSKGSSLPSMLEPANPVSMKQPPESLSVRKGGGDMSSDPALLIMDKAAAQLAATLQDGVLQKMAGHSHNNHSHERLKDLTSRVLNGDQDALPKLPEPPMLKGAEAPATNGTHQHNCTPHTEHELKVTIPQVVKQPLFEPCCANGTTLDTEGAISGPEKRQDSKKRRGGPQKPNLSSSAIPVEPLDHTNAVDGTGAADEPDLIPELNEENAEVSPLPSRFSVGDLVWTKVAGYPWWPCMVTTDPEFNNHIKPKQKAVNSRSGLLFHVQYFGDAPERGYIFEKNMVSFTGEDQYQELSQGNKQPASRVIHKKTAPSVPRKLQAQWNMGVIQAKEAFSMSLDERMVNFAFLYDDDGPHLNPCILEKLKPEQSPEMDQETESRLSPDLPSLLVGPADDPTAASQSQDSTSTRKKTRAPRKKLNSGERRRRGKGHLNNCLSKQQFSDTASSKEILPLHPTSQDPTTCAPDLQAESVVPQKKKRRPRQAQSPTKTVRRRKKPAADNASDPVRKRKPKLVSSTDVISEPISLPVSVPVKRQRKRSKRPPTDATADEVQQPKRRRKTTKVAEEKASTSEGTEKKRRRRKKTDKDAPETKKRVRKPKALLTADQDAEKPKRRRKRKLDGENQTTPSKAKRRRISPCPDPEGSGSEGRPDSPSDSLDGTKKGERKKEFVCQMCEQAGEDLVPCEGQCCGMFHLHCLGLLLKPDEKLLCQECSTGIHSCFHCKQLDSTVRRCHVQHCGKFYHEACSRLNPLTVFDNKGFRCPLHACLSCHYGCRTKQKSAKGRLMRCLRCPVAYHVGDLCVAAGSEMVTNTAIICTNHFHAKKGYSHHSHVNVSWCFVCSKGGQLLCCESCPAAFHPDCLNIAMPDGSWFCNDCRAGKKPKYTDIIWVKLGTYRWWPAEIYHPRNIPTNIQHLRHEIGEFPVFFFGSKDYFWTHQGRVFPYMEGDRGSRHQRTGIGKVFKNALVEAEIRFKVIKIKREAKEAQENSRKPPPYKFIKVNKPFGKVQVYTADIAEIPKCNCKPTDERPCGFESECLNRMLQYECHPQVCPNGERCCNQDFTKRLYPETKIIKTPGKGWGLISFRDIKKGEFVNEYIGELIDEEECRARIRYAQENNIIDFYMLTIDKDRIIDAGPKGNYSRFMNHSCQPNCETQKWTVNGDTRVGLFAVCDIPAGTELTFNYNLDCLGNEKTVCRCGAPNCSGFLGDRPKNSNGHTAEPKPKRLKRKYKRRKTEGKKSDDDCFRCGDGGQLVLCGKKTCTKAYHLSCLNLTKRPFGRWDCPWHHCDVCGKNSEAFCQLCPNSFCKAHQEGALRPWPPTGQLCCLEHDELDQGVNSETNATTKTATTATIGSRPPKGSRKAEGAEAKTKRSKRKAAEA is encoded by the exons ATGGACAGCAAAGGTAGCTCCCTGCCTTCGATGCTTGAACCAGCCAACCCTGTCAGCATGAAGCAGCCACCAGAGTCCCTCAGTGTGCGAAAAGGTGGGGGGGACATGAGCAGTGACCCTGCTCTACTAATAATGGACAAAGCTGCTGCCCAGCTGGCCGCCACACTACAAGACGGCGTCCTTCAGAAGATGGCTGGCCACAGTCATAACAACCACAGCCACGAGAGGCTCAAAGACCTCACCTCCCGTGTGTTAAATGGGGACCAAGACGCGCTGCCTAAGCTTCCGGAGCCACCTATGCTTAAGGGTGCCGAAGCCCCTGCTACGAATGGCACCCATCAGCACAATTGCACTCCTCATACTGAACATGAACTGAAGGTGACGATACCCCAGGTGGTCAAGCAGCCGCTGTTTGAGCCATGCTGTGCCAATGGGACTACTTTGGACACTGAAGGTGCTATATCTGGACCAGAGAAAAGACAGGACTCAAAGAAAAGGAGGGGGGGACCTCAAAAACCAAACCTCAGTTCCTCCGCCATCCCCGTGGAGCCACTTGACCACACAAATGCTGTAGATGGAACTGGAGCAGCTGATGAG CCTGATCTCATCCCAGAGCTGAATGAGGAGAATGCAGAAGTATCTCCTCTGCCGAGCCGTTTTTCTGTTGGTGATTTGGTTTGGACCAAGGTGGCAGGATACCCCTGGTGGCCTTGCATGGTGACCACAGACCCGGAATTCAACAATCACATCAAACCGAAACAGAAAG CAGTCAACAGCAGGTCGGGCCTCCTTTTCCATGTGCAGTATTTTGGAGACGCCCCAGAGAGAGGCTACATCTTTGAAAAGAACATGGTGTCTTTCACCGGGGAAGATCAATACCAGGAGCTCAGCCAGGGCAACAAACAGCCAGCCTCCAGAGTCATTCACAaaaag ACGGCTCCCTCTGTGCCCCGTAAACTCCAGGCTCAGTGGAACATGGGCGTCATTCAGGCCAAGGAGGCCTTCAGCATGTCACTGGATGAGCGCATGGTGAACTTTGCATTTCTATATGATGATGACGGGCCTCATCTGAACCCCTGCATCCTGGAGAAGTTGAAGCCAGAACAGAGCCCCGAGATGGACCAGGAAACAGAGTCCAGACTTAGCCCAGATCTCCCCTCCCTGCTGGTGGGCCCTGCCGACGACCCAACAGCCGCCTCTCAGTCCCAAGACAGCACTTCAACACGGAAAAAGACACGAGCACCCAGAAAGAAACTCAACTCGGGAGAACGGCGAAGAAGGGGCAAAGGCCATCTAAATAATTGCCTTTCAAAACAGCAATTCAGCGACACCGCTTCTTCCAAAGAAATTCTTCCTTTGCATCCGACCTCACAG gaTCCCACCACTTGTGCACCAGATCTACAAGCTGAATCAGTCGTACctcaaaagaaaaagaggagaccCAGACAGGCTCAGTCTCCCACGAAGACGgtgagaagaaggaaaaaaccTGCAGCGGACAACGCTTCTGACCCCGTGAGGAAAAGGAAACCAAAGCTGGTTTCTTCGACAGACGTTATTTCCGAACCAATCTCACTTCCGGTTTCAGTTCCAG TCAAGAGGCAGCGAAAGAGGTCTAAAAGACCACCAACGGATGCTACGGCAGACGAGGTTCAGCAGCCTAAAAGGAGACGTAAAACGACCAAAGTTGCTGAAGAAAAG GCCTCGACTTCAGAAGGAACAGAAAAAAAGCGGAGAAGGCGGAAGAAAACTGACAAAGACGCACCGGAAACCAAGAAGAGAGTGAGGAAGCCAAAAGCTCTCCTCACTG cagacCAAGACGCAGAGAAACCAAAGCGTAGGAGGAAAAGGAAGCTGGATGGAGAGAACCAGACCACGCCCTCCAAGGCGAAGAGAAGGCGGATCTCCCCGTGTCCTGATCCCGAG GGCTCTGGGAGTGAAGGACGTCCGGATTCTCCGAGTGACAGCTTAGATGGGACAAAGAAGGGCGAACGGAAAAAAGAGTTTGTCTGCCAG atgtGTGAGCAGGCTGGTGAGGACTTGGTGCCCTGTGAAGGCCAGTGTTGTGGGATGTTTCACCTCCACTGTCTGGGTCTGTTGTTAAAGCCTGACGAGAAGCTGCTGTGTCAGGAGTGCAGCACAG GAATTCACTCGTGTTTCCACTGTAAGCAGTTAGACAGCACGGTGCGTCGCTGCCACGTCCAACACTGCGGCAAGTTCTACCACGAGGCGTGCAGCCGCCTCAACCCCCTCACTGTGTTCGACAACAAGGGCTTCCGCTGTCCACTCCACGCCTGCCTCAGCTGCCACTACGGCTGCCGCACCAAGCAGAAGTCCGCCAAAG GTAGGTTGATGCGTTGTCTGCGCTGCCCCGTCGCGTACCATGTCGGGGACCTGTGTGTGGCTGCGGGCAGTGAGATGGTCACCAACACCGCCATCATCTGCACCAACCACTTCCACGCCAAGAAGGGCTACAGCCACCACAGTCACGTCAACGTCAGCTGGTGCTTCGTCTGCTCCAAAG GAGGACAGCTGCTGTGCTGCGAGTCTTGTCCTGCAGCTTTCCACCCCGACTGCCTGAACATCGCTATGCCTGATGGGAGCTGGTTCTGCAACGACTGCCGGGCCGGCAAGAAACCCAAATACACAGACATCATCTGGGTCAAACTGGGAACATACAG atGGTGGCCTGCAGAGATCTACCACCCAAGAAACATCCCCACCAACATCCAGCACCTTCGCCACGAGATCGGAGAGTTTCCGGTCTTCTTCTTCGGCTCCAAGGACTACTTCTGGACTCACCAGGGCCGAGTGTTTCCGTACATGGAGGGAGACCGGGGCAGCAGGCACCAGAGGACCGGCATCGGCAAAGTCTTCAAGAATG CTCTGGTGGAGGCTGAAATTCGATTCAAGGTCATAAAAATTAAACGAGAGGCCAAGGAAGCTCAGGAGAACAGCCGAAAGCCACCCCCATATAAATTTATCAAG GTCAACAAACCCTTCGGTAAGGTTCAGGTCTACACCGCAGACATCGCTGAGATCCCCAAGTGTAACTGCAAGCCGACAGACGAGAGGCCGTGTGGGTTTGAGTCCGAATGTCTGAACCGCATGCTGCAGTACGAGTGCCACCCTCAGGTGTGTCCCAACGGGGAGCGCTGCTGCAACCAGGACTTCACCAAACGCCTCTACCCGGAGACCAAGATCATCAAGACGCCCGGCAAAGGCTGGGGCCTGATCTCTTTCCGGGACATCAAGAAG GGCGAGTTTGTGAACGAGTACATCGGAGAGCTGATAGACGAGGAGGAGTGCAGGGCGAGGATCAGGTACGCCCAGGAGAACAACATCATTGATTTCTACATGCTCACCATCGACAAG GATCGGATCATCGACGCTGGTCCGAAGGGAAACTACTCTCGCTTCATGAACCACAGCTGTCAGCCCAACTGCGAGACGCAGAAGTGGACGGTGAACGGCGACACGCGGGTCGGATTGTTCGCCGTCTGTGACATCCCAGCAG GGACTGAGCTCACCTTTAATTACAACCTGGACTGCCTCGGGAATGAGAAGACCGTCTGTCGCTGCGGTGCTCCCAACTGCAGCGGTTTTCTAGGTGATCGGCCGAAG AACTCAAACGGCCACACAGCCGAGCCAAAACCGAAGAGGTTGAAGAGAAAGTATAAAAGGAGGAAAACTGAGGGAAAGAAGTCGGATGACGATTGTTTCCGCTGCGGGGACGGAGGGCAGCTGGTGCTATGTGGGAAGAAGACCTGCACCAAAGCTTATCACCTGTCCTGCCTGAACCTCACCAAGAGACCCTTTG GCCGCTGGGACTGCCCCTGGCACCACTGTGACGTCTGCGGGAAAAACTCAGAGGCTTTCTGCCAGCTCTGCCCCAACTCCTTCTGCAAGGCTCACCAGGAGGGGGCGCTGCGTCCCTGGCCCCCCACGGGACAGCTGTGCTGCCTGGAGCACGACGAGCTGGATCAGGGTGTCAATTCGGAGACGAATGCGACAACAAAGACCGCCACTACTGCCACCATCGGCAGCCGTCCTCCTAAAGGCTCCAGGAAGGCAGAAGGAGCCGAGGCCAAAACTAAACGCTCCAAGAGGAAAGCAGCAGAGGCCTAA